From the genome of Kiritimatiellia bacterium:
GATTGTCGGGCGTGGCTATAGGCGGACGGGAAAAGTTATGCGCCCCGATAATCGTATGACTCGGCGCGTTGCATAAATCATTTCAAATGTTTTTTCAGGTCCGAATCAGATTTTTTCAGTTCTTCCACTATGAGTTCGGCCATTTTTTCCGCGCCGGCCTTTGAAAAATGCGTTCGGTCGCCCTTGTCATTGGCCATATATTTACACTTTTCCTCGCCCTGTTCCCGAAGGAGTTTTCCGCTGGAAGCATGGAGGTCCAGGCAGGGAAGCCCTTTTTCTTTGGCCACGTCCTTCATCGCATCCGCATAAGGTTTCAAGATGTCGGCAAGTTCTCCGTTCTTAAAAGTGCGCCGGTGCATGGGGGTGACGAAAATCATCTTGGCGCCGGCCGCCTGCGCTTCGTCGGCAAACTTTCCCAGGTTGTCCTTGTAATCGGTGGCGGCATCAGTGGCTTCAGGCTTTGTTTTGGCGTGGGAATCGTTATGTCCGAACTGTACGAGTATATAGTCGGGTTTTGAATCCATTAATTTTTTCCAGTCGCCTTTTTCCCGGAATGTTTTGGTGCTCCTGCCGCTGAGAGCGAAATTTTTGATAACGACATTGTCCTTGAAATATTTATCCAGAACCTGTCCCCACCCCGCTAACCGTTCTATCTTGTACGAAGCCACCGTCGAGTCCCCGGCGATGGATATTTTTATTTCCATTTCTTTATTTTCCGCGAGACAAAAAGGCGTTAGCGCGCCCGCCGCAAGGACACACACAACCGCCGCCATGATTTTTGTTTCCATAAAAACACCGCTTTCTGCCATTGCTATATATTACCCGAATATTGCACGAATTTCGTGCAATATTCGGGTAATATTATTCAAATCCAATGAAAAATGCAATATTGCTCTCTTTCAGCGCCCTCTTCTGTTCGTCGGTCAAGATAGCTTTCATCTTTGTCTCGTAGAGGCAGCGGTTGGCCACCGCATAATCCGGAGCGGCATCCCCCGTGAACACATCCGCCGCCGCGCAGATTTTTTCCAATTCCTGCATCTGTTTTCCATCCAACCCCGCGCCAAGCGCATTCAGCAAGGCATTCAGGCAATAGGCCGACAGAACCGGGTCGTTTTCCAGTTGTTCCTTCGTGCAGGGATAGCCCCTGATCGCCGCAACCTGTTCAAGCACGGGAATGGAATCGTTTAAGGCGGACTGGCCCGTATCGGCGTCTCTATTGCTGGCGGCGGCAAGCACAAAACGCATCCAGCCTTGCCAGTCAATCCGGGATAATTGAGCTTCCTGGGCGGGATTGCCGAATTTAATTATTGCGCCGGTTGTGGAAGGCATGGGGGACTCTTTGGAAG
Proteins encoded in this window:
- a CDS encoding rhamnogalacturonan acetylesterase, with product MAESGVFMETKIMAAVVCVLAAGALTPFCLAENKEMEIKISIAGDSTVASYKIERLAGWGQVLDKYFKDNVVIKNFALSGRSTKTFREKGDWKKLMDSKPDYILVQFGHNDSHAKTKPEATDAATDYKDNLGKFADEAQAAGAKMIFVTPMHRRTFKNGELADILKPYADAMKDVAKEKGLPCLDLHASSGKLLREQGEEKCKYMANDKGDRTHFSKAGAEKMAELIVEELKKSDSDLKKHLK